Below is a window of Shewanella khirikhana DNA.
GGGCGCGGGTAAACTGCCCGATACCCTGATGGACAGCGACCAGGCCAAGGCGCTTTACCCGATGAAGGTTCGGATCCATAACTGGCATTTTTATCATCCGGATAAGACCTCGGACGCCCAGCGGCTGTCGGGCAAAACGGATATGTCGATGGCAAGGCTATGGCAGGCAGGCGTCACAGGGCTTACGGAGGCAGACAGCAGCCAGCAAGGCTATTATCTCGGCGCGTTAATCCATCTGATCCAGGATGTGACCGTACCGGCCCATACCGCGCCTGTGTATCACGGTCCGAAAATCATCGCCTGGAAACCTGAGTTCGCGCCGCTGGTGAGTTACCTCGGCTGGGGCTTTCGCGGCCTGTTCAGTATCAGCGACCCCATAGATACCTGGCCGGTTTCGACGCTGACCGGTATGCGTTGCCCGCAGCTCGATGGGATAGCGTCCGGGCCTGGCGTCAGCGCTGCTCTAAGCCAACTGCGGGACACCACGGCCAGACAAACCCTGACGGCACTGAGTGCGCCCATGGCAGGCTGCAACCAGCGCTGGGGAATTTTTTGGCAACAGGATATCGGCCACAAGTATTTTTCTGGCTATAACCAGCAGCTAAAACCCATTGATAAAATGGGGGATTTCACCATTAACGACCAAAGATGTACCCCTGACTATCAGGGCTTTGTTGCCGGCCGCCACAAGGCGGCAGTGGACGCCACCGTGGTGGCGCTGGGGATATGGCTTAAGCAGTCCGGCGCCCTCAATCGGTCCGGTTCATAAAAGCTTCGAGGGCATCGGCAAGTTTGGATACCCCCGATGTGAGTTTGCTTTGGGGGCGGCTAACCAGCAGCTTTTCTTCGGCGCGAAACAGCGCGCCGCTGCTGCTGTAACCAAGCCAGGGCCAGGGCTCAGACTCCCAGCGCCTTAAGATTTCCGTGACCTTGCCCTGATAGGCCCAGGGCATACTGGCAAGTTCACTGTCGGGTTTCACAATCAGGCTCGCCAGGGTTTCGCCAAACAACATGCTGGCGCCTACGCCTTCGCCGCCATAGCCGCCGATAAAGGCAAGGCCTGTGGTGTTATCAAAAATAGCGTGGGGCCTGAATCGGCGCGACAGCGCAAGGCAGCCGCCCCAGCCGTGGGTCAGTTCAACCCCCTTGAGGGCCGGGAAAAAGGCGCTGAGCAGCTCACTTCGAAGGTCAAACATATCGCCCATGGGCGGCTCACCCAGACGCCTTGGCTGAAAGCCAAAACGGGTTTTAACCGCGCCGCCAAAGCCATAGCCACCGCGGGCACCAAACACCAGACGGCCATCATGGCTGCGCTGACCATAGGTGATAAGCCGCGAGGCATCGGCAAAGGTCTGCCTGCCGTCGAGGCCAATGCTCTGCCACTGCGCCTCGTCAAGTGGCTCGGTTGCACAGAGCATGCTGAATATCGGCAAACTGGTGTTGCCATCAAGCCCCAGCAGCCGCTGATAACCTTCGAGCGCCGAAACCAGAATATTGGCCGTGACACTGCCTTTGGCGGTCAGTGCCTTTTGCCGCTCCTGCTGCGGCTGAACCTCAGTCACGGCGCTCTGCTCATAGAGCTTCACGCCCAGAGTTTCGACTACCCGGGCAAGCCCCCGAACCAGTTTTAACGGCTGCACCCTGGCGCAATGCGGGGTAAAAATTGCCGCCTCAGTGGCGGGTAAATTCAGCGCCTTTTTTGCATCATCTGCCTCGAGCCAGCGGATATCTGAGTCATCAAAACCGGAGGCACGAAAGTGCTCAAACTCGGCCTTTAAGCGCTTAAGCTGCTGTGGGTAGCGCGCCGCCACATGCAAATTGCCGCCATGGTGAAAATCGCAGTCGATACCGAGGCTGGCCAGCAGACTACCGCCCTTCGCCACAGTGCCTGTGATAAGCTGCCTGGCGCGGTCGCGACGCTCGCCATCCAGCATCGCCAAATAGTCGATATCGCCGCCAAAACTGCCCATAAACCAGCCGCCATTTCGACCGGAAGCGCCCTCACCGGCCATGGCCGCTTCCAGCACCACGACATTGAGGCTCGGATTAAAGCGCTTCAGAAAATAGGCGGTCCACAGCCCGGAATAACCGGCGCCGAGAATGCAGACATCGGCTTCGATATCGCCTTCAAGGGCAGGCTTTGGGGCCATGGTTTCGCCAAGGGTATGGGCCCACAGGCTCTCGTTCAGGCCGCCAGCCGGGATCACGACTCGACTCCAAGCAAAGCTTTAACTTCATCCAGATGGGTATCCATCCAGGCGCTGCTGATGGGGCCCCAGGTACGCACCCGGTAGTAACCGGCGTTGTGGCGCTCGCCGTCCTGGACAAACTCCACCTCGATACCTATATCGCCAAAACTGGCAATGGCGTCCTGCAGGGTACGCCTGGGCATACCTGTGAGTTTACCCAGCGACAACAGGTTGTGGCGCTCATCGTCCATCAGGTGCGCCAGGTACAATTTTCGCAGAAAGGCTTTATGCTGCTTGCTCACTTGAGGCTCGCTGTCGATGTCTTTGGCCATGGCTCACTCCTGAACGTATTTCCCTCAAATTACGCGAATTTTCGTGACTTACCAAGCGTCTTCGCTTCGCTGCTGCCCCAACAGAGTGTTTGGCCAAACCGCTGGATTTATATGAGTTTTCACTGTTATATTGCCAAACATCCCAGAAAATGTGGCAAGGATGAAACAAATGCAGGAACAAGATGCCATTTCGCAGCCATTCCTGTTGCCGGAGCAAGACTGGAGCCCCTTCGATGCGCCCGAGCTGATGCCGGTGGATAAGCGCTATCCGGGCATGCTGCTGGCCAGCACGGCCGTCGGCTTTTTGGTGGTACTCGCCGCCATCAGCCTGTTTTTAATCTTCACCCACGCAGGTGCCATGCCACTTTTGATAGTGAACGGCATTGGCGCAAGCCTGTGTGCACTGGTGCTGTGGCTGTGCCATCGCTGGGCCCACAGTCTTAGCTACGGCGTCTCGGCGCAGGAAGTCATCAGTCAGCAAGGCTTTTGGTGGCAGACCCGTACCGCCCTGCCCTACAGCCGCATTCAGCATGTGACCCTGTCCCAGGGGCCGGTGGAGCGCCGCTACGATTTGGCGTCGCTCAAATGCTTCAGCGCCGGCAGCGGCCGGGCCGAGATTGAGATCCGCGGCCTGACCATGGCAAGCGCCGAACGCCTTCGCGGTCATATTCTGGCCAAGGCCGGAGTGCGTGACGCATGAGTGATAATCCGTGGCAGCGACTGTCGCCCTGGTCTGTGGTCAGCTTTACCCTGGGCACGGCAAAAGGTGTGCTGACTCAAGGCTATGCACTGATCCCTATCGTTTTTACCGGCTGGAAACAGGGTTTCGACTCGCCGCTCGTGATTGGGGTGGCGCTGGCGGTGTTGCTTGGCATCATCAGCTACGCGCTTATCCAGTATGTTACCTACCGTTTTCGCCCGGGCGCAGACAAACTCGAGGTGCGCCGCGGGCTGTGGTTTATCCGCAAAGATGAGCTCCCCTTCGATAAAATTCAGAACGTCAGGCTGGATCAGCCGTTTTATTTCAAACCCTTAAAGCTGTGTACCCTGGTGGTGGAGACTGCGGGCTCCAAGAATGATGAAGTCAGCATTGCCGCCATGGAACTCGCTGGCGCCCAGCAGCTTAAATCCCATTTACTGGGCAAGCAGCGCCGCTTCGCAGAGGCAAATCAAACCGGCGCTGACGCCCTGGATGATGACGACAGTCTGCTACAGGACACTCAGGCTAACAATCTGGCTGACGCCGGGCAGGTGCTGGTCAAACGCTCGCCCAAAGAACTGATTATCTTCGGTTTGTACCACAATAACTTTGTCTGGTTTATGGTGTTTGCGGGCTCGATTATGGGCCAGCTGCCAATGGACAAAATCATCGAGTCACTGGGGCTGGAAGCGGCTTTGCAAATTAAGCAACAGGGACCGCTGATGGCAAGCCTCACCATGGCTGCGCTGGCGGTATTGGGCTATGTGCTGTTTTCGCTGCTGTCAGTGTTGTTCGCCTTTTTGAAGTATCACCCCTATCAACTGCACCTTGGCCCGCAAACAGAGCCGACTCTTGAGCGCAGCGGCGGCATTATTGCCCACCAGCAGGATGCGCTGGCGATGCGCCGGGTGCAGTTGCTGGAATTCAACCAACCGCCGATCGCCCGGCTGCTGGGGCGCTGGACCTTGTTTTTCCGCCAGGTGCAGGGCCACGAAGTGGAGCAGCACGTCAAGCTGCCGCTGCTGGTACCTGCGCTGACCCGCGAGGAGCTGAGCGAACTGCTCGATGCGCTGCCCGCCTTGCCCGGCAACAGTGACAAGCCCCCTGCCGCCGCAGAATTTCTGCCGATAAGCAGTGGCTGGCTCAGTCGCCGTTTGCTGCTGCCCGCACTGGTCGCGACCCTGGTGATAGCCTTTTCCAATAACTGGGTGGCGATAGAGCTGGCGCTGACCGCAGCAACGCTTACGGCGCTGGGGATGTGGCTCAGATACCGCCACTGGGGTTATCGCATGGGCGATGGCGTGATTTGGCATCGCAGCGGCCTGCTTGGTCAAAGCATTAAGCGGATTGCCCTGTGCAAGGTGCAGCACCTTGCCATAGTGCAGTCTCCGGGGCAGCGAAAGGCTGGCTTTGCCACCTTAAACATAGGTCTGGCCAGCGGCGAACTGCGCCTGCCCTGGATCCCCCTTGGCGATGCCAAAGCCATGGCAAAAGCCGCCCTCGACCGGGTTCGACCTGACAATCACAACTGGATTTAAGGAGCATTCAATGGCTGCATACCACTGGCAAACCGTTATCGACTTTTGGTTTGAAGAAATCAGCCCCAGACATTGGTGGCAAAAGGATGAGGCCTTCGATAACAGCATTCTGAGCCGCTTTGGCGACTGGCTGATTGCGGCAAAAAAAGGCGAGCTGTATCAGTGGCGTACCGAGCCTTTGGGACGACTCGCAGAAGTGATAGTGCTGGATCAGTTTTCCCGCAATATTCACCGCGACACCCCAGCCGCCTTTGAAGCCGATCCCATGGCGTTGGCGCTGGCCCAGGAGGCGGTTGCTCTCGGTGCCGACAAGGCCTTGCCAGCGCAGATGGTGCCCTTTTTGTACATGCCGTATATGCACAGCGAGTCGGCCGTCATCCATCAGGTCGCCATGACACTGTTTAACAGCGATGCGGCCCGAGGCAATCTGGAGTTTGAAATTCGCCATAAGGCTATCATCGACCGCTTCGGTCGCTACCCCCATAGAAACGCGATTTTAGGCCGAGAATCCAGCGACGAAGAGGAGGCCTTTTTGCAGCAACCTGGTTCTTCCTTCTAGGGTAACAAGGTGAAAATTCACCGGGTGAGCTAGACTCAAATCAGCTTACTTTTCAGTGCGGCACCAAAAATATTATCAAGCCGCCTTCTCCTGAGAACATAAGGCAAACATGGGTAACAAACATCGCCTTCCCCTTCCGCTGCTGGCGCTGCTGGCGGGAGGGATAACCACACCAGTGTGGGCAGACAGCATCAACGTAGGGGTGAGCTTTGCCATTCCCCCCTACGTTATTCAGCAAAACAACACCGGGCTTGAGCTCGAAATCTTAAAGCACGCGCTGGCACGGCGGGGTCATATGACGGTGGTGCATTACCGCCCCCTCGCCCGCACCTTTCGCGAGCTCAAAGAAGGCCAGCTCGATGGCATCATCAACACCCAGCCCCATATGCTCGATGGGGTGTTTTACTCTGAACCTGTCATTCGCTTTCACAACTGTGTATTTACCCTGGCATCCAGAGGCCTGTCGATATCCTCAATGTCAGACTTAAAGGACAAGAGCGTGGTGGCGTTTCAGCAGGCATCCAGGCTGCTTGGGGATAGCTTTGGCAACAGCATTGCCAAGCAGGAAAGCTACAGTGAAATTGCCGCCCAGCGGCACCAAATCCACCTGCTGTTCAAGGGGCGCACCGACGCCATTATCCTCGAGCGCAGTATTTTTGGTTATTACCGTAAGCAGGAAGTGGATGCGGGTTTCAAAGATGCACTGGTGGATGTCGATGAGCACTGCATCTTTCCACCACTGGATTACCGCTTCGCGTTTCGCTCAGAGCAAATCCGCGACGACTTTAACGCCGGATTCAGGGAAATCAGCGAAGACGGCACCCTCGACGCGCTGCGGCTCAAATACCGCGATATGTTAGCCCTGCCGGACGATGAATAAGTCCGGCAGGGCCTTTGGCTCTTTATAGCTATATAAGATTAAGATAAGCCGCGAGCCCAGCTGAGGTTCTGTGTTTTTCGCCCAGCCTTGCCTCAGCAAGCGACTAGCGGGGACACAGCGGCAGCAGCGGTCCGTGGACGGCAACATCCTTCATGCTGTAGTGGCCCTTAAGGTCGCGATACACCTTGGTGTGCCACACTTCGCCGTTATCGAGTTCAAACTCAATGGCGTAGTTCAGCCCGGCCACCACCTGGGTGCGCACTTCACGAATATCCTTCAGCCTGGCCGCCGTGTTCATCTGCCTGAGCACGGTATCCAGCGCCGCCCTGGCGTCGTCACTGACTTCTTCCTGACGATGCCAGCCGCCGGGTAAGCCATCGCCGGGGATACAATCTTTAATACCATCCTGAACCATTGCCATGTCTCCCTGAGTTGCTGCTTGCGCTGCCGACTCTTTCTGTACTGACGCTTGCTGTGTTGTTGCTTCCTGGGCAGACGCTTGCTGCGCCGCAGGCGAGTCAGCGACAGCTTGAGTATTCCCGGCTTTGTCGCCGCAGCCCGCCAATAACACCATGCCAAGCAAACCGATATAAATCCGATGCATATGCCACATCCTTATGTTCAAAGACGATGATGAATTTCCATTTTCATTTTTATATCAAACTATTGGGATGCCACTATTCGTGCCAGGGCAAAAACCGCCTTTAGGTTGACTGACGGGCGCAACTTTTGCGAGCCGCGCCAATAAAGCGCAAGCCCGGACAGGGCGCTTGCTGATATCAGATCAACCGGCTACATTGGCTGCCCATAACAATAACCAGCCGCCCTGTTTATGCAATCCAGCTTCTATCTGATGGCCGCCTGCTCGGCCATATTGATGGGCACCATAGGTATTATTGCCCGCCTGGGCGACCTCGATGCCGCCACCCTCACCTTTTATCGTCTGGCCCTCGGCGCCCTGGTGCTGATGCTGTTTGTGCTGATGAAAGGTCAGGGCAAACGCTTATTGGCCCTTCCCCATTGGGGCACTGTGCTTGGCGGCGTGCTGCTGGCGAGCTTTATCCTGTGCTTTTTAAAAGCCATCGAAACCATTCCCATGTCGCTTGCGATTATGCTGGTGTATCTGGCGCCTGCGGTAGCCGCCATCGGCGCCCACTTCCTGTTTAACGAGCGGCTGACAAAGGCCTCTCTGGGACTGGTGCTGCTGGCGTTTTTTGGCTTTGCCATGTTGCAGGAGTTTTCCCTCGACACCCAGGGCGCCGAGGCCGAAGGGCTGGGCTACGCCCTGGCCTGTCTCGCAGCCTACAGCGCGTTTATTTTGATAAACAAGCAGGTACCCGCCAGCGCAGATCCCTTTGCCAAAACCTGGGTGCAACTGTCGGTGGGCGCCCTTTGCTGCTTACCGCTGATCTGGCAGCTGCCGTTTCCCAGCGGCAACGACTGGTTTTGGCTGTCGATGGCAGCCTTGTTTCCCGGTTTTCTGGCGATACTTTTCGCGGTAAAGGCGATAGCCGCCCTGCCCGCCAAGGTGTTCGGCACCCTCGCCTATCTCGAGCCGCTGGTCGTGGTACTGGCTGGATTTTGGCTGTTTAACGAGCCCATGTCGGCACTTAAATGGGCTGGCTGCGGCCTTATTCTGCTGAGCGGCATTGCCCAGGCCCAGCTCGCCAGACCGCCTCGCCGCACTGGTCAAGCCAACGCCCATGGGGTAAGTTAAGCGGCAAAAATACAAGCCGCCTACCGGCAACTGAAGGAAGCATCCGTGAAATTATCAAGCCAAATCTGGGTGGCCGCAGCCGCGCTCACTCTGGCCTCCTGCGCCGCCACAACCGGCTCCACAGGTGGCCGCGATGGAACGCCTTATATCAGCGCCGAGCAAGCCGCCGCCCGCTCGGCACGGGTCAGCAATGTCAGCTACGAGTTGGATTTTTCGCTGACCGGCGAGCGTGAATTCAGCGCCACCAGCACTGTGACCTTCGATTTGGCCGATACCCTCTCGCCGCTGACGCTGGATTTGAATCAGGCCAGAGTCACCGGCCTTGCGATCAACGGCGCCAAGGTATACCCCAATTACAACGGCAGCTACCTTGTGCTCAATCCCAAGCTGCTTACCAGTGGCCAAAACCGCATTGAAGTGAGCTTCAGCCGCCCCCACAGCACCAATGGTGAGGGCCTGCACCGCTTCGAAGACCCGGTCGATGGCAAGGTGTATCTGTACTCCCATTTCGAGCCTGCTGCCGCCCAGCAGATGTTTGCCGTGTTTGACCAGCCAGACCTCAAGGCAAGCTATAAGGTCAGGGTGAAAGCTCCCGCCGACTGGCAGGTGATCACCACCATGCGCGAAACCAGCGTGACCGACGAGGGCAATGTAAAAGTGTGGGACTTCCCGGCCACGCCAAAGCTGAGCCCCTATAACTTCTCGCTGCACGCCGGCCCCTATCAAGTGTGGCAGGACAGCCGCGCCAAATATCCAATGCGCCTGTTTGCCCGCCAGTCCATTGCCGACAAGGTGAACCCGGAAGACTGGTTCCGCTACACGGCGCTGGGCATCGATTACTTTGAAGGCTACTTCGGTATCCCTTATCCCTTTAAAAAGTATGACCAGCTGCTGGTGCCGGACTTTTTGTACGGCGCCATGGAAAATGCCGCGGCCATCACCTTCTCTGAGTCGGGCTTTGTCAGCAGTGGCGAGATGAGCCTCAAGCAAAAGCAATCGCTTGCGGGCGTTATCATGCACGAAATGGCCCACCAGTGGTTTGGCGATCTGGTGACCATGAAGTGGTGGAATGGCCTGTGGCTGAATGAGAGTTTCGCATCCTTGATGGGCACCATGGCGCTGGAGAAGATCCCCGAATTCACCCATGCCTGGCAAAGCTTTTACGCAGGTGGTAAGCAGCGCGCCTACACCCAGGACAGCCTGGTGACCACCCACCCCATCGAAGTGCCCGTGCCCACCTCGGGTAACGCCTTTGATAATATTGATGCCATCACCTACCAAAAAGGTGCCGCCAGCCTGCGTCAGCTGAGCATTTTGCTGGGCCAGGAAACCTTCCGCCGCGGCGTTGCCAGCTACTTGAATGAGTTCAGTTACCGCAACGCGACCCTGGACGACTTTATTCAAAGCCTCGCAAAGGCCTCCGGCAAAGACCTGAACCAATGGACCCAGGACTGGCTGTATCAGCCCGGTGTAAACCATATTCAGGCCGAGTTCGATTGTGAGGGCGACGTTATCAGCCGCTTTAGCCTGCTGCAAAGCGCTCCGGCCGAGTATCCGGTGCTGCGGGAGCAAAAAGTGCAACTGGCGCTGTTCGATGCCGACCGCCATGGCCTGC
It encodes the following:
- a CDS encoding NAD(P)/FAD-dependent oxidoreductase codes for the protein MIPAGGLNESLWAHTLGETMAPKPALEGDIEADVCILGAGYSGLWTAYFLKRFNPSLNVVVLEAAMAGEGASGRNGGWFMGSFGGDIDYLAMLDGERRDRARQLITGTVAKGGSLLASLGIDCDFHHGGNLHVAARYPQQLKRLKAEFEHFRASGFDDSDIRWLEADDAKKALNLPATEAAIFTPHCARVQPLKLVRGLARVVETLGVKLYEQSAVTEVQPQQERQKALTAKGSVTANILVSALEGYQRLLGLDGNTSLPIFSMLCATEPLDEAQWQSIGLDGRQTFADASRLITYGQRSHDGRLVFGARGGYGFGGAVKTRFGFQPRRLGEPPMGDMFDLRSELLSAFFPALKGVELTHGWGGCLALSRRFRPHAIFDNTTGLAFIGGYGGEGVGASMLFGETLASLIVKPDSELASMPWAYQGKVTEILRRWESEPWPWLGYSSSGALFRAEEKLLVSRPQSKLTSGVSKLADALEAFMNRTD
- a CDS encoding winged helix-turn-helix domain-containing protein, with the translated sequence MAKDIDSEPQVSKQHKAFLRKLYLAHLMDDERHNLLSLGKLTGMPRRTLQDAIASFGDIGIEVEFVQDGERHNAGYYRVRTWGPISSAWMDTHLDEVKALLGVES
- a CDS encoding PH domain-containing protein; this translates as MQEQDAISQPFLLPEQDWSPFDAPELMPVDKRYPGMLLASTAVGFLVVLAAISLFLIFTHAGAMPLLIVNGIGASLCALVLWLCHRWAHSLSYGVSAQEVISQQGFWWQTRTALPYSRIQHVTLSQGPVERRYDLASLKCFSAGSGRAEIEIRGLTMASAERLRGHILAKAGVRDA
- a CDS encoding PH domain-containing protein — its product is MSDNPWQRLSPWSVVSFTLGTAKGVLTQGYALIPIVFTGWKQGFDSPLVIGVALAVLLGIISYALIQYVTYRFRPGADKLEVRRGLWFIRKDELPFDKIQNVRLDQPFYFKPLKLCTLVVETAGSKNDEVSIAAMELAGAQQLKSHLLGKQRRFAEANQTGADALDDDDSLLQDTQANNLADAGQVLVKRSPKELIIFGLYHNNFVWFMVFAGSIMGQLPMDKIIESLGLEAALQIKQQGPLMASLTMAALAVLGYVLFSLLSVLFAFLKYHPYQLHLGPQTEPTLERSGGIIAHQQDALAMRRVQLLEFNQPPIARLLGRWTLFFRQVQGHEVEQHVKLPLLVPALTREELSELLDALPALPGNSDKPPAAAEFLPISSGWLSRRLLLPALVATLVIAFSNNWVAIELALTAATLTALGMWLRYRHWGYRMGDGVIWHRSGLLGQSIKRIALCKVQHLAIVQSPGQRKAGFATLNIGLASGELRLPWIPLGDAKAMAKAALDRVRPDNHNWI
- a CDS encoding DUF924 family protein; this translates as MAAYHWQTVIDFWFEEISPRHWWQKDEAFDNSILSRFGDWLIAAKKGELYQWRTEPLGRLAEVIVLDQFSRNIHRDTPAAFEADPMALALAQEAVALGADKALPAQMVPFLYMPYMHSESAVIHQVAMTLFNSDAARGNLEFEIRHKAIIDRFGRYPHRNAILGRESSDEEEAFLQQPGSSF
- a CDS encoding substrate-binding periplasmic protein — its product is MGNKHRLPLPLLALLAGGITTPVWADSINVGVSFAIPPYVIQQNNTGLELEILKHALARRGHMTVVHYRPLARTFRELKEGQLDGIINTQPHMLDGVFYSEPVIRFHNCVFTLASRGLSISSMSDLKDKSVVAFQQASRLLGDSFGNSIAKQESYSEIAAQRHQIHLLFKGRTDAIILERSIFGYYRKQEVDAGFKDALVDVDEHCIFPPLDYRFAFRSEQIRDDFNAGFREISEDGTLDALRLKYRDMLALPDDE
- a CDS encoding cystatin domain-containing protein, which codes for MHRIYIGLLGMVLLAGCGDKAGNTQAVADSPAAQQASAQEATTQQASVQKESAAQAATQGDMAMVQDGIKDCIPGDGLPGGWHRQEEVSDDARAALDTVLRQMNTAARLKDIREVRTQVVAGLNYAIEFELDNGEVWHTKVYRDLKGHYSMKDVAVHGPLLPLCPR
- a CDS encoding DMT family transporter, giving the protein MQSSFYLMAACSAILMGTIGIIARLGDLDAATLTFYRLALGALVLMLFVLMKGQGKRLLALPHWGTVLGGVLLASFILCFLKAIETIPMSLAIMLVYLAPAVAAIGAHFLFNERLTKASLGLVLLAFFGFAMLQEFSLDTQGAEAEGLGYALACLAAYSAFILINKQVPASADPFAKTWVQLSVGALCCLPLIWQLPFPSGNDWFWLSMAALFPGFLAILFAVKAIAALPAKVFGTLAYLEPLVVVLAGFWLFNEPMSALKWAGCGLILLSGIAQAQLARPPRRTGQANAHGVS
- the pepN gene encoding aminopeptidase N produces the protein MKLSSQIWVAAAALTLASCAATTGSTGGRDGTPYISAEQAAARSARVSNVSYELDFSLTGEREFSATSTVTFDLADTLSPLTLDLNQARVTGLAINGAKVYPNYNGSYLVLNPKLLTSGQNRIEVSFSRPHSTNGEGLHRFEDPVDGKVYLYSHFEPAAAQQMFAVFDQPDLKASYKVRVKAPADWQVITTMRETSVTDEGNVKVWDFPATPKLSPYNFSLHAGPYQVWQDSRAKYPMRLFARQSIADKVNPEDWFRYTALGIDYFEGYFGIPYPFKKYDQLLVPDFLYGAMENAAAITFSESGFVSSGEMSLKQKQSLAGVIMHEMAHQWFGDLVTMKWWNGLWLNESFASLMGTMALEKIPEFTHAWQSFYAGGKQRAYTQDSLVTTHPIEVPVPTSGNAFDNIDAITYQKGAASLRQLSILLGQETFRRGVASYLNEFSYRNATLDDFIQSLAKASGKDLNQWTQDWLYQPGVNHIQAEFDCEGDVISRFSLLQSAPAEYPVLREQKVQLALFDADRHGLHRDRVVEVTFKGAKTEVPSLIGRHCPKLVYPNYQDWGYLKVNLDPRSFETARSHLARAEDPLLRAMLWQSLWDSVEDGKLPLQDFIATALVNAPKEQDLQISNQIIDKLKRSADYLHSAPAASAKFTQKALLALSQMSLRRAMESRGNSELQGNWFDAYVSLAYGGEAIGHLDELLDGASRIQGLEIDQDRRWDIIARLNRLDAIGAERRIRDELARDSSDSGQKAAIRAKVQRPDASIKRQWLGKIAAGSEPFPKLRIAMYSLYPPEQQLLAQASSDERFAMLTELDARGPVFARSAAALIPSSCSAEGVAAISNYLAAKPKLSSGMERALLEARQLQQRCVNVVTRLP